Proteins encoded within one genomic window of Stigmatella aurantiaca:
- a CDS encoding diguanylate cyclase domain-containing protein — MPYPIDDATATALITLHPWTVARSAQPVQLAVETLLEAERARQGQPDKTGAFAALALTQGPLLKEEFDLSTHAHHDGWRVGAVLADVQAMISVNARFGFPLGDAVLQATVSSLAAQFPGAKVVRIHADAFAALLTPSSQLSVQEDQREATRARLAADVAQRLPADTRPEELPRHTVTLLELTVDQPSHWQVLGPLLWAELERAHVLERLGRTRDTVQRRRIRLDGFVPAG, encoded by the coding sequence ATGCCCTACCCCATCGATGACGCCACCGCCACCGCCCTCATCACCCTCCACCCGTGGACCGTCGCCCGGAGCGCCCAGCCCGTCCAGCTCGCCGTGGAGACGCTGCTGGAGGCCGAGCGCGCCCGGCAGGGCCAGCCCGACAAGACGGGCGCCTTCGCGGCGCTCGCGCTCACCCAGGGCCCCCTCCTCAAGGAGGAGTTCGACTTGTCCACCCACGCCCACCACGACGGCTGGCGCGTGGGGGCCGTCCTCGCCGATGTCCAGGCGATGATCTCCGTCAACGCGCGCTTCGGCTTTCCCCTGGGGGACGCGGTGCTCCAGGCCACCGTGAGCTCCCTGGCCGCCCAGTTTCCCGGCGCCAAGGTGGTCCGCATCCACGCGGATGCCTTCGCCGCCCTGCTCACGCCCTCCTCCCAGCTCTCGGTGCAGGAGGATCAGCGCGAGGCCACCCGCGCGCGCCTCGCCGCGGACGTGGCCCAGCGGCTGCCGGCGGACACCCGCCCGGAAGAGCTCCCCCGCCACACGGTGACGCTGCTGGAGCTCACCGTGGATCAACCGTCTCACTGGCAGGTGCTGGGGCCGCTGCTGTGGGCCGAGCTGGAGCGCGCGCACGTGCTCGAACGGCTCGGCCGGACGCGCGACACCGTGCAGCGGCGGCGCATCCGGCTCGATGGCTTCGTCCCTGCGGGCTGA
- a CDS encoding SAM-dependent methyltransferase: protein MAVCPARGQDTVKRNRAHAMSPRRNPPPRSGRRPGPRPSRPPGRAPERPTPASPGPPVPPRVRIPHTPAQTLPPRPDRWLWTCRAGFEPHLFEELAWAGTAPRLLGEALIESDGAPGLSPAFARQGMRVLASFPSPSPGLSADALARSVAARPRGAPLVLQAYTPDTPSGNALAPQADALVEAARALLPPERLLEDPNRAREAGARLVALCLAPGVAVLGEVLAREALSLAPGGRRRMRREGDAPSRAAMKLEEALDGLPFEPGRGEVCVDLGAAPGGWTQRLVARGARVIAVDPAKLMPELAAHPRVRHVQESAFAFAPEDPADWLFCDMAWRPLEVAQLLAKWGRRGWASHLVANIKLPMKDKNPLLLRVRHLLSEDGGWSGLTVRQLYHDRDEVTVTAHRR, encoded by the coding sequence TTGGCCGTCTGCCCTGCGCGCGGTCAAGACACAGTAAAGCGGAACCGAGCCCACGCAATGTCCCCACGCCGAAATCCCCCTCCCCGCTCCGGCCGCCGCCCGGGCCCGCGCCCCTCCCGCCCTCCCGGCCGGGCCCCCGAACGGCCCACGCCCGCCTCGCCGGGCCCTCCGGTTCCCCCCCGGGTGCGCATCCCCCACACACCCGCGCAAACCCTACCGCCGCGGCCTGACAGGTGGCTATGGACCTGCCGTGCAGGCTTCGAGCCCCACCTCTTCGAGGAGCTGGCCTGGGCAGGCACCGCCCCCCGGCTGCTGGGCGAGGCGCTGATCGAAAGCGACGGCGCCCCGGGCCTCTCCCCGGCCTTCGCCCGGCAGGGCATGCGGGTGTTGGCCAGCTTTCCCTCCCCCTCGCCCGGGCTCTCGGCGGACGCCCTGGCCCGGAGCGTGGCGGCCCGGCCCCGGGGCGCGCCCCTGGTGCTGCAGGCCTACACGCCGGACACGCCCAGCGGCAATGCGCTCGCCCCGCAGGCGGACGCGCTCGTGGAGGCCGCGCGCGCCCTCCTGCCCCCGGAGCGGCTGCTCGAGGACCCGAACCGGGCCCGGGAGGCCGGGGCGCGGCTGGTGGCGCTGTGCCTCGCCCCCGGGGTGGCCGTGCTGGGCGAGGTGCTGGCGCGGGAGGCCCTGTCCCTGGCGCCCGGAGGACGGCGGCGGATGCGGCGCGAGGGCGATGCCCCCTCGCGCGCGGCGATGAAGCTGGAAGAGGCCCTCGATGGCCTGCCCTTCGAGCCCGGCCGGGGCGAGGTGTGCGTGGACCTGGGGGCGGCACCGGGCGGGTGGACCCAGCGGCTGGTGGCCCGGGGCGCCCGGGTCATCGCCGTGGACCCCGCGAAGCTGATGCCGGAGCTGGCCGCCCATCCCCGCGTCCGGCACGTGCAGGAGAGCGCCTTCGCCTTCGCCCCGGAGGACCCGGCGGACTGGCTCTTCTGCGACATGGCCTGGCGGCCGCTGGAGGTGGCCCAGTTGCTGGCCAAGTGGGGCCGGCGCGGGTGGGCCTCGCACCTGGTGGCCAACATCAAGCTGCCCATGAAGGACAAGAACCCCCTCTTGCTGCGCGTGCGCCACCTCCTCAGCGAGGACGGCGGCTGGAGTGGGCTCACCGTGCGCCAGCTCTACCATGACCGGGATGAAGTCACGGTGACGGCCCACCGCCGTTAG
- the secA gene encoding preprotein translocase subunit SecA, giving the protein MIEWTLKKLIGTKNERELKKSRLKVIRINELESRMRELKDEDFAAATARMKQEVQNGKPLDDLLFEAFALIREGARRVIGQRHYDVQLVGGMFLHEGCIAEMRTGEGKTLTATLPTYLNALSGRGVHVVTVNDYLARRDAEWMGRVYRFMGMTTGCILHELTDKQRQESYRSDITYGQNNEFGFDYLRDNMKFRLQDYVQRELNYAIVDEVDSILIDEARTPLIISGPTEDSTDKYYRVDQVIPGMVPDQDYTLDEKGRSVSLTDDGIEKLQKRLGIANLYDPGEIETLHHVEQALRAHTLYKRDKDYVVKDGEVMIVDEFTGRLMPGRRWSDGLHQAVEAKEGVKIENENQTLATISFQNYFRMYSKLSGMTGTADTEAEEFAKIYNLDVRVIPTNRDMVRKDLQDLVYKTEREKFEAAAKEIEELNKKGQPVLVGTVSIAKSEVVSSFLKKRGVPHNVLNAKQHQREADIVAQAGRKGAVTISTNMAGRGTDILLGGNAEVMTKAAMGPEPEPPAPVDGQPADLTGYQQQLEDYRKRFAETKAQFDAQTKAERAEVMGLGGLFILGTERHESRRIDNQLRGRAGRQGDPGASRFYLSLEDDLMRIFGSERISGLMERLGMEEGEVIEHAWLSRAIEGAQKRVEGHNFDIRKNLLEYDDVMNQQRRTIYKLRRQVLAAGAGLPLVEYEEDKKTRAKIRTERTISWADFKEMVLDALEDAIVAQADTYLPTKNPATWDLESLERNVKEVFNLEMSFSGKGNREEVEEDIYKAAEKIILQREQEFSEEFLRFLQYRYLATIDQLWKDHLLAMDHLRQGIGLRGYGQKDPKQEYKKEGYSGFIQMLGAIKVQFVSQMMRVQARNTAEETARLQRQMAQRQKQALEGRAGEDGKIDEAAAAPRAPAKAPEAKGVGRNDPCPCGSGRKYKKCHGANEASV; this is encoded by the coding sequence ATGATCGAATGGACGCTGAAGAAGCTCATCGGGACCAAGAATGAGCGCGAGCTCAAGAAGTCCCGTCTGAAGGTGATCCGCATCAACGAGCTGGAAAGCCGGATGCGGGAGCTGAAGGACGAGGACTTCGCCGCCGCGACGGCCCGGATGAAGCAGGAAGTGCAGAACGGCAAGCCGCTGGACGACCTGCTGTTCGAGGCGTTCGCCCTCATCCGTGAGGGAGCGCGCCGGGTGATTGGCCAGCGGCACTACGACGTCCAGCTCGTCGGCGGCATGTTCCTGCACGAGGGCTGCATCGCCGAGATGCGCACCGGTGAAGGCAAGACGCTGACCGCGACGCTGCCCACCTACCTCAACGCCCTGTCCGGGCGCGGGGTGCACGTGGTGACGGTGAACGACTACCTGGCGCGCCGCGACGCCGAGTGGATGGGCCGCGTCTACCGCTTCATGGGGATGACGACGGGCTGCATCCTCCACGAGCTGACGGACAAGCAGCGCCAGGAGTCCTACCGGTCGGACATCACCTACGGGCAGAACAACGAGTTCGGTTTCGACTACCTGCGCGACAACATGAAGTTCCGCCTGCAGGACTACGTCCAGCGCGAGCTGAACTACGCCATCGTGGACGAGGTGGACTCCATCCTCATCGACGAGGCGCGCACCCCGCTCATCATCTCGGGCCCCACCGAGGACAGCACCGACAAGTACTACCGCGTGGACCAGGTCATCCCGGGCATGGTGCCGGACCAGGACTACACGCTGGATGAGAAGGGGCGCTCGGTCTCGCTCACCGACGACGGCATCGAGAAGCTCCAGAAGCGGCTGGGCATCGCCAACCTGTACGATCCGGGTGAGATCGAGACCCTGCACCACGTGGAGCAGGCCCTGCGCGCGCACACGCTCTACAAGCGCGACAAGGACTACGTGGTGAAGGACGGCGAGGTGATGATCGTCGACGAGTTCACCGGCCGCCTCATGCCCGGCCGCCGCTGGTCGGACGGCCTGCACCAGGCCGTCGAGGCCAAGGAGGGCGTGAAGATCGAGAACGAGAACCAGACGCTGGCCACCATCTCGTTCCAGAACTACTTCCGCATGTACTCGAAGCTGTCGGGCATGACGGGCACCGCCGACACCGAGGCCGAGGAGTTCGCGAAGATTTACAACCTCGACGTGCGCGTCATCCCCACCAACCGGGACATGGTCCGCAAGGATCTGCAGGACCTCGTCTACAAGACGGAGCGCGAGAAGTTCGAGGCGGCGGCCAAGGAGATCGAGGAGCTGAACAAGAAGGGGCAGCCGGTGCTGGTGGGCACGGTGTCCATCGCCAAGAGCGAGGTGGTCTCCTCGTTCCTCAAGAAGCGCGGCGTGCCGCACAACGTCCTCAACGCCAAGCAGCACCAGCGCGAGGCCGACATCGTCGCGCAGGCGGGCCGCAAGGGCGCCGTCACCATCTCCACCAACATGGCCGGCCGCGGCACGGACATCCTCCTGGGCGGCAACGCCGAGGTGATGACCAAGGCGGCCATGGGGCCGGAGCCCGAGCCGCCCGCGCCCGTGGACGGCCAGCCCGCGGACCTGACGGGCTACCAGCAGCAGCTGGAGGACTACCGCAAGCGCTTCGCGGAGACGAAGGCGCAGTTCGATGCGCAGACGAAGGCCGAGCGCGCGGAGGTGATGGGCCTGGGCGGCCTGTTCATCCTCGGCACCGAGCGGCACGAGTCGCGGCGCATCGACAACCAGCTCCGCGGCCGCGCGGGCCGCCAGGGCGACCCGGGCGCCAGCCGCTTCTACCTGTCGCTGGAGGATGACCTGATGCGCATCTTCGGCTCCGAGCGCATCTCGGGGCTGATGGAGCGCCTGGGCATGGAGGAGGGCGAGGTCATCGAGCACGCGTGGCTCAGCCGCGCCATCGAGGGCGCCCAGAAGCGCGTCGAAGGCCACAACTTCGACATCCGCAAGAACCTCCTCGAGTACGACGACGTGATGAACCAGCAGCGGCGCACCATCTACAAGCTGCGCCGCCAGGTGCTGGCCGCGGGCGCGGGCCTGCCGCTGGTGGAGTACGAGGAGGACAAGAAGACGCGGGCGAAGATCCGCACCGAGCGGACCATCTCCTGGGCGGACTTCAAGGAGATGGTGCTCGACGCTCTGGAGGACGCCATCGTCGCCCAGGCGGACACCTACCTGCCCACGAAGAACCCGGCCACGTGGGACCTGGAGTCCCTCGAGCGCAACGTGAAGGAGGTCTTCAACCTGGAGATGTCCTTCTCGGGCAAGGGCAACCGCGAGGAAGTGGAGGAGGACATCTACAAGGCCGCGGAGAAGATCATCCTCCAGCGCGAGCAGGAGTTCAGCGAGGAGTTCCTGCGCTTCCTCCAGTACCGGTACCTGGCCACCATCGACCAGCTCTGGAAGGACCACCTGCTGGCCATGGACCACCTGCGCCAGGGCATCGGCCTGCGTGGCTACGGCCAGAAGGACCCGAAGCAGGAGTACAAGAAGGAGGGCTACTCCGGCTTCATCCAGATGCTCGGCGCCATCAAGGTGCAGTTCGTCAGCCAGATGATGCGCGTGCAGGCGCGCAACACCGCCGAGGAGACCGCCCGCCTCCAGCGCCAGATGGCCCAGCGCCAGAAGCAGGCCCTGGAGGGGCGTGCCGGCGAGGACGGGAAGATCGACGAGGCCGCCGCGGCGCCCCGGGCCCCCGCCAAGGCGCCCGAGGCCAAGGGCGTGGGCCGCAACGATCCCTGCCCCTGCGGCAGCGGGCGCAAGTACAAGAAGTGCCACGGGGCGAACGAGGCCAGCGTCTAG
- the recN gene encoding DNA repair protein RecN, whose amino-acid sequence MLLGLRISNVAVIEEVEVGFGAGLTVLTGETGAGKSILVDALGLLLGGRADADVVRAGCDEASVEGVYACTPVVAARLEELGLPNLGDEVLVRRVVGRNGRGKAYVNGSLVTVGVLARLTRGLVDIAGQHEHVSLFDAGLHRALLDRYGNLADTVATYAQHYTAFRDVEARMESLGGDEARVRERAEFLRFQRDEIDRLSPEPGEDVALDAERRRLAGAEKLKRQAAEAEVLVAGDESSALETVGRALGLINDAVRYDATLGPIAQSLGSALAELEEAQRRLNRYTEALESDPSRLAEVEDRLDAIKRLCRKHATSLEGVLKKRGELETELSTLENRTEILEELSRERQAAEARARESATGLSRARAACAGEFSAQVREGLAGLALGKAAFEVRITPGGPLRPEGTDEVEFFFSANPGEPPRALAKVASGGEASRLLLALKRALADSDGCGSYVLDEADSGVSGAIADVVGRMMKEVSGHRQVLCITHLPQVAAYADAHLLIRKGLKAERTVSEVVPLAAGDERTRELARMLSGVEVTREAMGAAEALVRSAHRAMGGSPRPRRDPAPGGGTRGRLRRSA is encoded by the coding sequence GTGCTGCTCGGACTGCGGATTTCGAACGTGGCGGTGATTGAAGAGGTGGAGGTGGGGTTCGGGGCCGGTTTGACCGTGCTCACGGGGGAGACAGGGGCGGGCAAATCCATCTTGGTGGATGCCCTGGGATTGTTGCTGGGCGGCCGGGCGGATGCGGACGTCGTGCGCGCGGGGTGTGACGAGGCCTCCGTGGAGGGCGTCTATGCCTGCACGCCCGTGGTGGCCGCGCGCCTGGAAGAGCTGGGGCTGCCCAACCTGGGGGACGAGGTATTGGTGCGCCGGGTGGTGGGACGCAACGGGCGGGGCAAGGCGTACGTGAACGGCTCGCTCGTCACCGTGGGCGTGCTGGCCCGCCTGACGCGGGGGCTGGTGGACATCGCCGGCCAGCACGAGCACGTGAGCCTCTTCGATGCGGGCCTGCACCGGGCCCTGCTGGACCGCTACGGCAACCTGGCCGACACGGTGGCCACCTATGCCCAGCACTACACGGCCTTCCGGGACGTGGAGGCGCGCATGGAGTCCCTGGGCGGAGACGAGGCCCGGGTGCGCGAGCGGGCGGAGTTCCTGCGCTTCCAGCGCGATGAGATCGACCGCCTGAGCCCCGAGCCGGGCGAGGACGTGGCGCTGGACGCGGAGCGCCGGCGGCTCGCGGGCGCGGAGAAGCTCAAGCGTCAGGCGGCCGAGGCCGAGGTGCTCGTCGCGGGGGATGAGAGCTCGGCCCTGGAGACGGTGGGGCGCGCGCTGGGGCTCATCAACGATGCGGTGCGCTACGACGCGACGCTCGGGCCCATCGCCCAGTCGCTGGGCTCGGCCCTGGCGGAGCTGGAGGAGGCGCAGCGCCGGCTCAACCGCTACACGGAGGCGCTGGAGTCGGATCCGTCCCGGCTGGCGGAGGTGGAGGACCGGCTGGATGCCATCAAGCGGCTGTGCCGCAAGCACGCCACCTCGCTGGAGGGCGTGCTGAAGAAGCGCGGAGAGCTGGAGACGGAGCTGTCCACTCTGGAGAACCGCACGGAGATTCTCGAGGAGCTGTCGCGGGAGCGGCAGGCGGCCGAGGCCCGGGCGAGAGAGAGTGCTACAGGTCTGTCGCGCGCGCGCGCCGCGTGTGCCGGGGAGTTCTCGGCCCAGGTGCGCGAGGGGCTCGCGGGGCTGGCGCTGGGCAAGGCCGCCTTCGAGGTGCGCATCACCCCGGGGGGGCCTCTGCGCCCCGAGGGCACGGACGAGGTGGAGTTCTTCTTCAGCGCCAACCCGGGCGAGCCCCCGCGCGCCCTGGCGAAGGTGGCCTCCGGCGGCGAGGCGAGCCGCCTGCTCCTGGCGCTCAAGCGGGCCCTGGCCGACAGCGATGGGTGTGGCTCGTATGTCCTGGACGAAGCGGATTCCGGGGTGAGCGGCGCCATCGCGGACGTGGTGGGCCGGATGATGAAGGAGGTGAGCGGCCACCGTCAGGTGCTCTGCATCACCCACCTGCCCCAGGTGGCTGCCTATGCGGACGCTCACCTGCTCATCCGCAAGGGGCTCAAGGCGGAGCGCACGGTGTCCGAGGTGGTGCCGCTGGCCGCCGGGGACGAGCGCACCCGGGAGCTGGCCCGCATGCTGTCGGGCGTGGAGGTGACGCGCGAGGCAATGGGGGCGGCCGAGGCCCTGGTCCGTTCGGCTCACCGCGCCATGGGCGGCTCCCCCCGTCCCCGGAGAGATCCGGCGCCGGGGGGGGGGACCCGGGGGCGGCTCCGGCGGAGCGCCTGA
- a CDS encoding Stp1/IreP family PP2C-type Ser/Thr phosphatase, whose amino-acid sequence MSKTAGQTASPRLKVVSAGLTDVGRKRNHNEDSFLIDEELQLYVVADGMGGHAGGGTASRIAVETIDKELRRARESRDNPFISTSNLQDALIPEALRTAVEKACLAIYTAAQEDSRLSGMGTTVISLVVKDDQAFFAHVGDSRAYLIRGELIQQISEDHSLVNEQIKAGMITPEEAKHSRYKNIITRSVGFEEEVQVDVMGVISEPGDVFLLCSDGLANMLEDKEIHELVLQTSRFQDVPQKLIDLANERGGDDNITVIVVQVQA is encoded by the coding sequence GTGTCCAAAACGGCAGGACAGACCGCTTCTCCGCGGCTGAAGGTCGTCTCGGCGGGTCTCACCGACGTCGGCCGGAAGCGGAACCACAACGAGGACAGCTTCCTCATCGACGAGGAGCTGCAGCTCTACGTCGTGGCGGATGGCATGGGTGGCCATGCAGGGGGCGGTACCGCCTCCCGCATCGCCGTCGAGACCATCGACAAAGAGCTGCGCCGGGCGCGAGAGAGCCGGGACAACCCGTTCATCTCCACCAGCAACCTCCAGGACGCGCTCATTCCCGAGGCCCTGCGCACCGCCGTCGAGAAGGCGTGCCTGGCCATCTACACCGCGGCGCAGGAGGACTCGCGCCTGTCGGGCATGGGCACCACGGTCATCTCCCTGGTGGTGAAGGATGACCAGGCCTTCTTCGCCCACGTGGGCGACAGCCGCGCCTACCTCATCCGCGGCGAGCTCATCCAGCAGATCAGCGAGGACCACTCGCTGGTCAACGAGCAGATCAAAGCGGGCATGATTACCCCCGAGGAGGCCAAGCACTCCCGGTACAAGAACATCATCACCCGCTCGGTGGGCTTCGAAGAGGAAGTCCAGGTGGACGTGATGGGCGTCATCTCCGAGCCCGGCGACGTGTTCCTGCTGTGCTCCGACGGCCTGGCCAACATGCTCGAGGACAAGGAGATCCACGAGCTGGTGCTCCAGACGTCCCGCTTCCAGGATGTGCCGCAGAAACTGATTGATCTCGCCAACGAGCGGGGCGGCGACGACAACATCACCGTCATCGTTGTACAAGTTCAGGCCTGA
- a CDS encoding M23 family metallopeptidase: protein MAKKSYTLMVVSDHNSPVKRFHIQRAFLIQLGVGVVLVTGMALGATAHYFQVAKDAAENRILREENLTLRGQLKSVRERIEHIGSTLDRVERFDQKLRAMTLLSDPQRNLAMGPTEPGTTSPTTDTQFTQLSHAEVPGVLLGKLDKLSAEATRQEQSLQELQAYFQDQKSLLASTPSVWPARGWVTSDFGQRLDPYTAERVTHAGLDIAAPHGKEIHAPSDGTVVFAGLEGGYGNVLVIDHGYGIKTRYGHLAKMLVKAGDKVKRGALIAAVGNTGRSTGPHLHYEVRVNGIPQNPRKFILEE, encoded by the coding sequence GTGGCGAAAAAGTCCTACACCCTCATGGTGGTCTCGGACCACAACTCTCCGGTCAAGCGCTTCCACATCCAGCGGGCCTTTCTGATCCAGCTGGGCGTCGGGGTGGTGCTGGTGACCGGCATGGCGTTGGGGGCGACGGCCCACTACTTCCAGGTGGCGAAGGACGCCGCGGAGAACCGCATCCTGCGCGAGGAGAACCTCACGCTGCGCGGCCAGCTCAAGTCGGTGCGCGAGCGCATCGAGCACATCGGCTCCACGCTGGACCGGGTGGAGCGCTTCGACCAGAAGCTGCGCGCCATGACGCTGCTGTCGGATCCGCAGCGCAACCTGGCCATGGGCCCCACGGAGCCGGGGACCACCTCGCCCACCACGGACACGCAGTTCACGCAGCTGTCCCACGCGGAGGTGCCCGGGGTGCTGCTGGGCAAGCTGGACAAGCTCTCGGCGGAGGCCACCCGGCAGGAGCAGAGCCTCCAGGAGCTGCAGGCGTACTTCCAGGATCAGAAGTCGCTGCTGGCCTCCACGCCGTCCGTGTGGCCCGCGCGCGGGTGGGTGACGAGCGATTTCGGCCAGCGGTTGGATCCGTACACGGCCGAGCGGGTGACGCACGCGGGCCTGGACATCGCGGCCCCCCACGGCAAGGAGATCCACGCGCCGTCGGATGGCACGGTGGTGTTCGCGGGGCTCGAGGGCGGCTACGGCAACGTCCTCGTCATCGACCACGGCTATGGCATCAAGACGCGCTACGGCCACCTGGCGAAGATGCTGGTGAAGGCCGGTGACAAGGTGAAGCGCGGGGCGCTCATCGCCGCGGTGGGCAACACGGGCCGCTCCACCGGACCGCACCTGCACTACGAGGTCCGCGTGAACGGCATCCCGCAGAACCCGCGCAAGTTCATCCTCGAGGAGTAG